The following coding sequences are from one Streptomyces dengpaensis window:
- a CDS encoding aldehyde dehydrogenase (NADP(+)), translated as MAAAPVWSVDPRTGKQREQVAVEATAHEVDEAVRAAYEARSALADRTVRAAFLRTAADLLEGAKDQLVEAADAETALGPVRLTGELARTCYQFRAFADIVDEGAFLDVVINHPDDTATPPIPDLRRYKVPLGVVAVYAASNFPFAFSVPGGDTASALAAGCPVVVKAHPDHPALSELVAAVLRRAAARHDIPGGVLGLLHGFEAGVELVRHPLVAAAGFTGSVRGGRALFDAAAARPVPIPFHGELGSLNPVVITEAAAAERGEAIGAGLAGSMTLGVGQFCVKPGLVLAPAGAAGDRLVKSLTDAVSDTDAGVLLDHRMRDNFIAGVAERAGLPDVESPVTPGAGGEHTVSPGFLTVPAQKLTVPGGEHDLLLEECFGPLTVVARYASEAEASAVLSRLPGNLTATVQLSTEEAAGSGRGAEILAELTPLAGRVLVNGWPTGVAVAPAQHHGGPYPATTSTSTSVGGTAIERWLRPVAYQGAPEALLPPELRDDNPLGLPRRFNGRLER; from the coding sequence GTGGCAGCAGCACCAGTCTGGAGTGTCGACCCCCGTACCGGGAAGCAGCGTGAACAGGTTGCTGTGGAGGCCACAGCCCACGAGGTGGACGAGGCCGTCCGTGCCGCGTACGAGGCACGGTCCGCGCTCGCGGACCGCACCGTACGCGCCGCGTTCCTGCGCACCGCCGCCGACCTGCTCGAAGGCGCCAAGGACCAGCTCGTCGAGGCCGCCGACGCGGAGACCGCGCTCGGCCCGGTCAGGCTCACCGGCGAACTCGCTCGCACCTGCTACCAGTTCCGCGCCTTCGCGGACATCGTCGACGAGGGCGCCTTCCTCGACGTCGTGATCAACCACCCCGACGACACCGCGACCCCGCCGATCCCGGACCTGCGCCGCTACAAGGTGCCGCTGGGCGTCGTCGCCGTCTACGCGGCCTCGAACTTCCCCTTCGCCTTCTCGGTCCCGGGCGGCGACACCGCGAGCGCGCTGGCCGCCGGGTGCCCGGTCGTCGTCAAGGCCCACCCCGACCACCCGGCGCTCTCCGAGCTGGTCGCCGCCGTACTGCGCCGGGCCGCCGCCCGGCACGACATCCCCGGGGGTGTCCTCGGCCTTCTGCACGGCTTCGAGGCGGGCGTCGAGCTGGTCAGGCATCCACTGGTCGCTGCGGCCGGGTTCACCGGTTCGGTACGGGGCGGACGGGCCCTCTTCGACGCGGCCGCCGCCCGTCCGGTCCCCATCCCCTTCCACGGCGAGCTGGGCTCGCTCAACCCCGTCGTCATCACCGAGGCCGCCGCCGCCGAGCGCGGCGAGGCGATCGGTGCCGGGCTCGCGGGCTCGATGACGCTGGGCGTCGGCCAGTTCTGCGTGAAGCCGGGCCTGGTCCTCGCGCCGGCGGGCGCGGCGGGCGACCGCCTGGTGAAGTCCCTGACGGACGCGGTGAGCGACACCGACGCGGGCGTCCTGCTCGACCACCGCATGCGCGACAACTTCATCGCCGGGGTCGCCGAGCGCGCCGGACTCCCCGACGTGGAATCCCCGGTGACCCCCGGCGCGGGCGGCGAGCACACGGTGAGCCCCGGCTTCCTGACCGTGCCCGCGCAGAAGCTCACCGTCCCGGGCGGCGAGCACGATCTGCTCCTGGAGGAGTGCTTCGGGCCGCTCACGGTCGTGGCGCGCTACGCGTCCGAGGCCGAGGCCAGCGCGGTGCTCTCCCGGCTGCCCGGGAACCTCACCGCGACCGTGCAGCTCTCCACGGAGGAGGCCGCGGGCTCGGGCCGCGGTGCGGAGATCCTCGCGGAACTCACGCCGCTCGCCGGACGCGTGCTCGTGAACGGCTGGCCGACGGGGGTCGCCGTCGCCCCGGCCCAGCACCACGGGGGCCCGTACCCGGCGACGACGTCGACCTCTACGTCGGTCGGGGGCACGGCGATCGAGCGGTGGCTGCGGCCGGTCGCCTACCAGGGGGCGCCGGAGGCGCTGCTGCCGCCCGAACTGCGGGACGACAACCCGTTGGGGTTGCCGCGACGCTTCAACGGGCGGCTGGAGAGGTAG
- the thpD gene encoding ectoine hydroxylase, which yields MTTVTDLYPSRGATEVALPRQDPVVWSAPGEPGPITVPELQMYERDGFLAVEELIAEDEVAVYRQELERLVSDPAIRADERSIVEPKSREIRSVFEVHRISEIFARLVRDERVVGRARQILGSDVYVHQSRINVKPGFGASGFYWHSDFETWHAEDGLPNMRTVSVSIALTENYDTNGGLMIMPGSHKTFLGCAGATPKDNYKKSLQMQDAGTPSDEALTRFAARHGIKLFTGRAGSATWFDCNCMHGSGDNITPFARSNVFIVFNSVENAPVEPFAAPVRRPEFIGARDFTPVE from the coding sequence ATGACCACCGTCACCGATCTCTACCCCAGCCGCGGCGCCACCGAGGTGGCCCTGCCCCGCCAGGACCCGGTCGTCTGGAGCGCGCCGGGCGAGCCCGGGCCGATCACGGTGCCCGAACTCCAGATGTACGAGCGTGACGGCTTCCTCGCCGTCGAGGAGCTCATCGCTGAGGACGAAGTCGCCGTGTACCGGCAGGAGTTGGAGCGGCTCGTCAGCGACCCGGCGATCCGCGCAGACGAGCGGTCCATCGTGGAGCCGAAGTCGCGGGAGATCCGGTCCGTCTTCGAGGTGCACCGGATCAGCGAGATCTTCGCCCGTCTCGTGCGCGACGAGCGCGTGGTCGGGCGGGCCCGGCAGATCCTCGGCTCGGACGTGTACGTCCACCAGTCCCGGATCAATGTGAAGCCGGGCTTCGGGGCCAGCGGCTTCTACTGGCACTCGGACTTCGAGACCTGGCACGCCGAGGACGGTCTGCCGAACATGCGGACGGTGTCCGTCTCGATCGCGCTGACCGAGAACTACGACACCAACGGCGGCCTCATGATCATGCCGGGGTCGCACAAGACGTTCCTCGGCTGTGCGGGGGCCACCCCGAAGGACAACTACAAGAAGTCGCTGCAGATGCAGGACGCGGGCACGCCCTCCGACGAGGCGCTCACCCGCTTCGCCGCCCGGCACGGCATCAAGCTGTTCACGGGCAGGGCCGGTTCCGCCACCTGGTTCGACTGCAACTGCATGCACGGGTCAGGCGACAACATCACGCCGTTCGCGCGCAGCAACGTCTTCATCGTGTTCAACAGCGTGGAGAACGCGCCGGTGGAGCCGTTCGCCGCGCCCGTCCGCAGGCCCGAGTTCATCGGGGCGCGGGACTTCACACCGGTGGAGTAA
- a CDS encoding maleylpyruvate isomerase N-terminal domain-containing protein: MSTGHEDVRDLLAAWAFGALPPAEQQTVPLHLAECEPCATEAERLRETVRLLDGPRAEAPAGGSAAGPVPPGLSALALRSRPAPPLVAPHAAPYAAAVAGLQALLRELDVSRTWGTPVVHDWDVQATVAHLIAADEPLARRLGLAPRVPETEVPETEVAEAEAAEGTEWEAAWDARTAAVIAYERGRTPEETVAAWSAQAGALLATPEATDPERAAHATTLMGVRLPVADHFAVRAFEAWIHTDDIGRALGLTVPPPPDPHLWRLVRLAVRILGMALGPTAPPVLFAVTGGGRDAQWVLGSEDEPVRAELVVDPVDFCLLVGGRYAPAEVPRGATGDDAAIGAVLERAASLAWL, from the coding sequence ATGAGCACCGGACACGAAGACGTACGGGACCTGCTGGCGGCCTGGGCCTTCGGCGCGCTGCCCCCCGCCGAGCAGCAGACGGTCCCCCTCCACCTGGCGGAATGCGAGCCCTGCGCGACGGAGGCGGAACGCCTGCGGGAGACGGTACGACTGCTGGACGGGCCGCGGGCTGAGGCGCCGGCCGGGGGCAGCGCGGCCGGCCCCGTACCCCCCGGCCTCAGCGCCCTCGCCCTGCGCTCCCGTCCCGCGCCTCCCCTAGTCGCCCCGCACGCCGCCCCCTACGCCGCCGCCGTCGCCGGACTTCAGGCGCTGCTGCGGGAGTTGGACGTCAGCAGGACCTGGGGTACGCCGGTCGTGCACGACTGGGACGTGCAGGCCACCGTCGCTCATCTGATCGCGGCGGACGAGCCGTTGGCGCGGCGGCTGGGGCTGGCACCGCGGGTGCCGGAGACCGAGGTGCCGGAGACCGAAGTCGCGGAGGCCGAGGCGGCGGAGGGGACGGAATGGGAGGCCGCCTGGGACGCACGGACCGCCGCTGTGATCGCGTACGAGCGGGGGCGCACTCCCGAGGAGACCGTCGCCGCGTGGAGCGCGCAGGCGGGCGCGCTGCTGGCCACGCCGGAGGCGACGGATCCCGAACGGGCCGCGCACGCCACCACGTTGATGGGCGTACGGCTGCCCGTCGCGGACCACTTCGCCGTGCGGGCCTTCGAGGCGTGGATCCACACCGACGACATCGGACGGGCCCTCGGGCTCACCGTCCCCCCGCCCCCGGACCCGCACCTGTGGCGACTCGTCCGCCTGGCCGTCCGCATCCTTGGGATGGCGCTGGGGCCCACGGCACCGCCGGTGCTGTTCGCGGTGACCGGGGGAGGGCGCGACGCCCAGTGGGTGCTCGGTTCCGAGGACGAGCCGGTACGCGCCGAACTCGTCGTGGATCCGGTCGACTTCTGCCTGCTGGTAGGCGGGCGGTACGCACCCGCCGAGGTGCCCCGGGGCGCGACGGGGGACGACGCCGCGATCGGCGCCGTCCTGGAGCGTGCCGCGTCACTGGCGTGGTTGTAG
- a CDS encoding ectoine synthase, with protein sequence MIVRSFKDIEGTDRHVKAASGTWESKRIVLAKEKVGFSLHETVLYAGTETSMWYANHIEAVVCVEGEAELTDDETGQKYTITPGTMYLLDGHERHTMRIKEDFRCLCVFNPPVTGREDHDENGVYPPPEPNAWGDPQLTEPEEV encoded by the coding sequence GTGATAGTCCGTTCGTTCAAGGACATCGAAGGCACCGACCGGCACGTCAAGGCGGCCTCAGGCACCTGGGAGAGCAAGCGCATCGTCCTCGCCAAGGAGAAGGTCGGCTTCTCCCTGCACGAGACGGTCCTGTACGCGGGTACGGAGACGTCGATGTGGTACGCGAACCACATCGAGGCCGTCGTGTGCGTCGAGGGCGAGGCCGAGCTCACCGACGACGAGACCGGGCAGAAGTACACGATCACGCCCGGCACGATGTACCTCCTCGACGGGCACGAGAGGCACACCATGCGGATCAAGGAGGACTTCCGCTGCCTGTGCGTCTTCAACCCGCCCGTGACCGGACGGGAGGACCACGACGAGAACGGCGTCTACCCTCCCCCAGAGCCGAATGCCTGGGGGGACCCCCAGCTCACCGAGCCCGAGGAGGTCTGA
- a CDS encoding peptidoglycan D,D-transpeptidase FtsI family protein, with protein sequence MNKTIRRAAVFTLLLVLALLVRATWVQFYEGRALAEDKDNRRNAISLYAHPLGNIIVAGEAITGSARTTGSDLKYKRTYKDGSLYAAVTGYSSQVYGATQLEGIYQDLLDGTDSRLKSPLDGITGKRTDPGDVITTIDPDVQKAAYNALGDKKGGVVAIDPTTGKILAAVSTPSYDPTTISAGESTAWQNLRKDADKPLTNRALRQPLPPGSTFKLVVAAAALENVLYGDVDEKTDSPDPYTPPGTNRALTNENPNAPCENASIRVALQYSCNNVFGKMAVDLGQDKVKAMAEKFGFNDETQDVPVRAYTSVYPSDMDKSFTALTGIGQYDVTATPLQMAMVSAAIANDGKLVSPHMVSQISDADGDVLQNYDDTTDTKEIVSSSTAEQLQSAMQTVVEDGTGTNARISGATVGGKTGTAQHGENNSKTPYAWFTSYAKSDSTGKEVAVAVLVEQSDAARSEVSGNGLAAPVAKAMMRAALRN encoded by the coding sequence ATGAACAAGACAATCAGGCGTGCCGCCGTCTTCACTCTGCTGCTCGTGCTCGCCCTGCTGGTCAGGGCGACATGGGTGCAGTTCTACGAGGGCCGGGCGCTCGCGGAGGACAAGGACAACCGACGGAACGCGATCTCGCTGTACGCGCACCCGCTCGGGAACATCATCGTGGCCGGCGAGGCGATCACCGGTTCCGCACGGACGACGGGGAGTGACCTCAAGTACAAGCGCACCTACAAGGACGGCAGCCTGTACGCGGCGGTCACGGGCTACAGCTCGCAGGTGTACGGGGCCACCCAGCTGGAGGGCATCTACCAGGACCTCCTCGACGGCACCGACAGCCGGCTGAAGAGCCCGCTCGACGGCATCACCGGCAAGCGCACCGACCCGGGTGACGTGATCACGACGATCGACCCGGATGTACAGAAGGCGGCGTACAACGCGCTCGGGGACAAGAAGGGCGGAGTCGTCGCGATCGACCCGACGACCGGCAAGATCCTCGCGGCCGTCTCCACGCCGTCGTACGACCCGACGACGATCAGCGCGGGCGAGTCCACCGCCTGGCAGAACCTGCGGAAGGACGCGGACAAACCGCTCACGAACCGGGCGCTGCGCCAGCCGCTGCCGCCGGGCTCGACGTTCAAGCTGGTCGTCGCGGCCGCGGCGCTGGAGAACGTGCTGTACGGGGACGTGGACGAGAAGACGGACAGCCCGGACCCGTACACGCCGCCGGGCACCAACCGGGCACTGACGAACGAGAACCCGAACGCACCCTGCGAGAACGCCTCGATCCGCGTGGCGCTCCAGTACTCGTGCAACAACGTCTTCGGGAAGATGGCCGTCGACCTCGGCCAGGACAAGGTCAAGGCGATGGCCGAGAAGTTCGGCTTCAACGACGAGACGCAGGACGTGCCGGTACGGGCGTACACGAGCGTGTACCCCTCGGACATGGACAAGTCGTTCACGGCACTGACCGGCATCGGCCAGTACGACGTGACCGCGACCCCGCTCCAGATGGCCATGGTGTCGGCTGCCATTGCCAACGACGGCAAGCTGGTTTCGCCGCACATGGTGTCGCAGATCAGTGACGCCGACGGCGATGTGCTGCAGAACTACGACGACACCACGGACACCAAGGAGATCGTCAGCTCGTCCACCGCCGAGCAGCTGCAGTCCGCGATGCAGACGGTCGTCGAGGACGGCACGGGCACGAACGCCCGGATCTCTGGCGCGACCGTGGGCGGCAAGACCGGTACGGCCCAGCACGGCGAGAACAACAGCAAGACGCCGTACGCCTGGTTCACGTCGTACGCGAAGTCCGACTCCACCGGCAAGGAGGTCGCCGTCGCGGTGCTCGTCGAGCAGTCCGACGCGGCACGCTCGGAGGTCAGCGGCAACGGACTGGCGGCCCCGGTGGCCAAGGCGATGATGCGGGCGGCACTGCGGAACTGA
- a CDS encoding IclR family transcriptional regulator, whose translation MSAAETGGGAQVKSAVRTVELLEYFAGRPGMHSLAAVQEAVGYPKSSLYMLLRTLVDLGWVETDATGTRYGIGVRALLVGTSYIDGDEVVAAARPTLDRLADDTTETIHLARLDGTNVVYLATRQSQHYLRPFTRVGRRLPAHSTSLGKALLATHTDEQVRKMLPEALPALTEHTITDREKLIEELHQVRDQGFAVDREENTLGLRCFGVAIPYRTPARDAISCSVPVARLTPAHEQMVKDALFDARERLTLATRRL comes from the coding sequence ATGTCGGCAGCCGAGACAGGCGGCGGGGCGCAGGTCAAGTCCGCGGTGCGGACTGTGGAACTGCTCGAGTACTTCGCCGGCCGGCCCGGAATGCACTCCCTGGCAGCGGTCCAGGAAGCCGTCGGTTACCCCAAGTCCAGCCTGTACATGCTGCTGCGTACGCTCGTGGACCTCGGCTGGGTCGAGACCGACGCGACGGGCACGCGGTACGGCATCGGCGTACGGGCGCTGCTGGTCGGTACGTCGTACATCGACGGTGACGAGGTGGTCGCCGCGGCCCGCCCCACCCTGGACCGGCTGGCGGACGACACCACGGAGACCATCCACCTGGCCCGCCTGGACGGCACGAACGTCGTCTACCTGGCCACCCGCCAGTCGCAGCACTATCTGCGCCCCTTCACCCGGGTCGGGCGCAGGCTGCCCGCACATTCGACCTCGCTCGGCAAGGCGCTGCTCGCCACGCACACGGACGAGCAGGTCCGCAAGATGCTGCCCGAGGCGCTCCCCGCGCTCACCGAGCACACGATCACCGACCGGGAGAAGCTCATCGAGGAGCTGCACCAGGTGCGGGATCAGGGCTTCGCGGTGGACCGCGAGGAGAACACGCTGGGGCTGCGCTGCTTCGGCGTGGCGATCCCGTACCGCACCCCGGCGCGCGACGCGATCAGCTGCTCGGTGCCGGTGGCACGGCTGACCCCGGCGCACGAACAGATGGTCAAGGACGCCCTGTTCGACGCGCGTGAGCGCCTCACCCTGGCGACGCGCAGGCTGTGA
- a CDS encoding DsbA family oxidoreductase, which translates to MRVEIWSDIACPWCYVGKARFEKALDAFPHRDEVEVVHRSFELDPGRAKGDIQPVLAMLTKKYGMSEAQAQAGEENLGAQAAAEGLEYRTRGRDHGNTFDMHRLTHFAKERGRQDELIGLLYKANFAEERTVFDDDERLVELAVAAGLEADAAREVIADPTAYADEVRADEREAAELGANGVPFFVLDRKYGVSGAQPAEVFTQALTQAWGERPPLKLIQDGSADAEACGPDGCAVPQ; encoded by the coding sequence ATGCGCGTCGAGATCTGGAGCGACATCGCCTGCCCCTGGTGCTACGTGGGCAAGGCCCGTTTCGAGAAGGCCCTCGATGCCTTTCCGCACCGTGACGAGGTCGAGGTCGTGCACCGTTCGTTCGAGCTCGACCCCGGGCGTGCCAAGGGCGACATCCAGCCCGTACTCGCGATGCTGACCAAGAAGTACGGCATGAGCGAGGCACAGGCGCAGGCCGGTGAGGAGAACCTCGGTGCGCAGGCCGCCGCCGAGGGCCTGGAGTACCGCACCCGTGGCCGCGACCACGGCAACACCTTCGACATGCACCGCCTGACGCACTTCGCCAAGGAGCGGGGCAGGCAGGACGAGCTGATCGGCCTGCTGTACAAGGCGAACTTCGCCGAGGAGCGGACCGTCTTCGACGACGACGAGCGGCTCGTGGAGCTGGCCGTCGCCGCCGGGCTCGAAGCCGACGCGGCCCGCGAGGTCATCGCCGACCCGACGGCGTACGCCGATGAGGTGCGCGCCGACGAGCGCGAGGCCGCCGAGCTGGGCGCGAACGGCGTGCCGTTCTTCGTCCTCGACCGCAAGTACGGCGTCTCCGGCGCCCAGCCCGCCGAGGTCTTCACCCAGGCCCTGACCCAGGCGTGGGGCGAGCGTCCGCCGCTGAAGCTGATCCAGGACGGTTCCGCCGACGCGGAGGCCTGCGGCCCGGACGGCTGCGCCGTGCCCCAGTAG
- a CDS encoding NCS2 family permease, whose product MSETQTVADRPSAVPPGGNGVDRFFKISARGSTFGREIRGGFATFFTMAYILVLNPIILGSAKDKFGHQLDAVQLTTATALVAAVMTIIMGVGGNLPLALAAGLGLNAVVAFQIAPLMSWDDAMGLIVLEGLLICVLVVTGLREAVMHAIPQPLKQAISVGIGLFIAFIGFVDAGFVSRIPDVANTTVPVQMGGTGTLAGWPVLVFCLGVLLTIGLLARKVKGAILISIVVMTIVAIIIDSAADIKSWGLTTPKVPDDVVASPDFGLIGHFSLFGAFGEAGAITVVLLIFTLVLSDFFDTMGTVVGISAEAGLLDEEGKVPGLGRVLLIDGAAAVAGGAASASSSTSYIESAAGVGEGARTGFANLVTGGLFACALFLTPLLTIVPLQAAAPALVAVGFLMMTQVKHIDWDKYEIAIPAFLTIAVMPFTYSITNGIGAGFLAYVLIKTVLGKAKEVHWLLWGASVLFLVYFAIDPIEQLFNVR is encoded by the coding sequence ATGTCCGAAACGCAGACGGTGGCCGACCGGCCAAGTGCCGTGCCCCCAGGGGGGAATGGCGTCGACCGGTTCTTCAAGATATCCGCCCGGGGCTCCACCTTCGGCCGGGAGATACGCGGCGGCTTCGCCACGTTCTTCACCATGGCCTACATCCTGGTCCTGAATCCGATCATCCTGGGCAGCGCCAAGGACAAGTTCGGCCACCAACTCGACGCGGTGCAACTGACCACCGCCACCGCCCTGGTGGCCGCCGTCATGACGATCATCATGGGCGTCGGCGGCAACCTCCCGCTCGCCCTCGCCGCCGGCCTCGGCCTCAACGCGGTCGTCGCCTTCCAGATCGCCCCGCTGATGAGCTGGGACGACGCGATGGGCCTGATCGTCCTCGAAGGCCTGCTCATCTGCGTGTTGGTGGTGACGGGTCTGCGCGAGGCCGTCATGCACGCGATACCGCAGCCGCTGAAGCAGGCGATCAGCGTCGGCATCGGCCTGTTCATCGCCTTCATCGGCTTCGTCGACGCCGGGTTCGTCAGCCGCATCCCGGACGTCGCGAACACCACTGTGCCGGTGCAGATGGGCGGTACGGGCACGCTCGCCGGATGGCCGGTTCTCGTCTTCTGCCTCGGTGTGCTGCTGACCATCGGACTGCTCGCCCGCAAGGTCAAGGGTGCGATCCTCATCAGCATCGTCGTCATGACGATCGTGGCGATCATCATCGACTCCGCGGCCGACATCAAGAGTTGGGGCCTGACCACGCCGAAGGTCCCCGACGATGTGGTGGCCTCGCCGGACTTCGGACTGATCGGTCACTTCAGTCTGTTCGGCGCCTTCGGTGAGGCCGGCGCGATCACCGTCGTCCTGCTGATCTTCACGCTGGTCCTGTCCGACTTCTTCGACACCATGGGCACGGTCGTCGGCATCAGCGCCGAGGCGGGGCTGCTCGACGAGGAGGGCAAGGTGCCGGGCCTCGGCCGCGTGCTGCTCATCGACGGTGCGGCGGCGGTCGCGGGCGGTGCGGCCTCGGCGTCGTCCTCGACCTCGTACATCGAGTCGGCGGCGGGCGTCGGGGAGGGTGCGCGCACCGGGTTCGCGAACCTGGTCACCGGTGGGCTGTTCGCCTGCGCGCTGTTCCTGACCCCTCTGCTGACGATCGTCCCGCTCCAGGCCGCCGCGCCCGCCCTCGTCGCCGTCGGCTTCCTGATGATGACCCAGGTCAAGCACATCGACTGGGACAAGTACGAGATCGCCATCCCCGCGTTTCTGACCATCGCCGTGATGCCGTTCACGTACTCGATCACCAACGGGATCGGGGCCGGGTTCCTGGCCTACGTCCTGATCAAGACGGTCCTGGGCAAGGCGAAGGAGGTCCACTGGCTGCTGTGGGGGGCCTCCGTGCTGTTCCTGGTGTACTTCGCGATCGACCCGATCGAGCAGCTCTTCAACGTGAGGTGA
- a CDS encoding RNA polymerase sigma factor, with amino-acid sequence MVVPVDPTLEKPAVDAEWHRRLVYGDETALAEVYTAYGGLVRRVAVRVTRSPAAAEDVAQEVFAQLWSRPYAFDARRGSLRTWLSMLAHRRAVDWVRSEARHRKDARADDSALHTIPDAGPGPDETVVDRERSLLLHTALAELPQSQREVVHLAYFAGRTYRQAAVELGIPEGTAKTRLRSALRKLAESLADPPDPTLERGA; translated from the coding sequence GTGGTGGTGCCGGTGGATCCGACGCTCGAAAAGCCCGCCGTGGACGCGGAGTGGCATCGGCGGCTGGTGTACGGCGACGAGACCGCGCTGGCCGAGGTGTACACCGCGTACGGCGGGCTGGTCCGGCGGGTCGCCGTCCGGGTCACGCGCAGCCCCGCCGCCGCCGAGGACGTGGCGCAGGAGGTCTTCGCACAACTGTGGAGCAGGCCGTACGCCTTCGACGCGCGCCGCGGCTCGCTGCGCACCTGGCTGTCCATGCTCGCGCACCGTCGCGCCGTGGACTGGGTGCGCAGCGAGGCCCGGCACCGCAAGGACGCACGCGCGGACGACTCGGCGCTGCACACGATCCCCGACGCGGGGCCGGGCCCCGACGAGACGGTCGTCGACCGCGAACGCTCCCTGCTCCTGCACACCGCCCTCGCCGAACTCCCGCAGTCCCAGCGGGAGGTGGTGCACCTCGCCTATTTCGCGGGCCGCACCTACCGGCAGGCCGCCGTGGAGCTGGGCATCCCGGAAGGCACGGCCAAGACCCGCCTCCGCTCCGCCCTGCGCAAACTCGCCGAATCCCTCGCCGACCCACCGGATCCGACGCTGGAGAGGGGCGCGTGA
- a CDS encoding DUF1349 domain-containing protein has protein sequence MDVELPELPFPLRTYGPDGHWSYEDGVLAGWAGPRQDRFVPPTGEGLDPASDAPRLLGAPQGDFQLIARVTVGFAASFDAGVLYVHVGERAWAKLCLEYSPDVPTVCTVVTRGHSDDANSLTVEGKSVWLRVSRTGRAFAFHASRDGERWTFVRLFTLGDEKQTSAALVGFLTQSPLGEGCVVTYDHIAFRPSWPRDLRDGS, from the coding sequence ATGGATGTCGAACTTCCCGAACTGCCCTTCCCTCTCCGCACGTACGGGCCCGATGGCCATTGGTCGTACGAGGACGGGGTGCTCGCCGGCTGGGCGGGCCCCCGGCAGGACCGTTTTGTGCCGCCCACCGGTGAGGGGCTGGACCCCGCGTCCGATGCGCCCCGGCTGCTGGGGGCGCCGCAGGGGGACTTCCAGCTGATCGCCCGTGTCACGGTGGGCTTCGCGGCCTCCTTCGACGCGGGGGTCCTGTATGTCCATGTGGGGGAACGGGCCTGGGCGAAGTTGTGTCTGGAGTACTCCCCGGACGTGCCCACCGTCTGCACGGTGGTCACCCGGGGGCACTCCGACGACGCCAACTCCTTGACCGTGGAAGGCAAGTCCGTGTGGCTCCGGGTGAGCCGCACGGGGCGCGCCTTCGCCTTCCACGCTTCGCGTGACGGCGAGCGGTGGACGTTCGTGCGTCTGTTCACGCTGGGCGACGAGAAGCAGACGTCCGCCGCGCTCGTGGGCTTCCTGACGCAGTCGCCGCTGGGGGAGGGATGCGTGGTCACCTACGACCACATCGCGTTCCGGCCGTCGTGGCCGCGCGACTTGAGAGACGGCAGTTGA
- a CDS encoding aminotransferase class V-fold PLP-dependent enzyme, producing the protein MDWDFVGAHSGRMETLETLEPFESLVRTEFAPKNTYLNTASTGLLPARSVAAMRAAVESVAAGRPADMFADVEAARASFARLVGVPGRRVAAGASVAVYSGLIAASLPQGAEVLTAEGDFSSVVTPFHVRGDLKVRAVPLERMAESVRPGTALVAVSAAQSADGRIADLEAIREAARVHGARTYIDASQSAGWLPMRADAYDYVSSVAFKWLVCPRGVAFLVVPEDLGGLTPVFAGWVAGERPWDSCYGPVEELAHSARRFDESPSLFSYAGARQSLELIEELGVERVHAHDVALADRFRAGLRTLGHEPIAAPGSPIVSVPQLGGRQPDLSRSGVEVSDRAGNLRAAFHLYNTPEDVDRLLDVLSG; encoded by the coding sequence ATGGACTGGGACTTCGTAGGGGCTCACAGTGGTCGCATGGAGACTTTGGAGACCTTGGAGCCATTCGAGAGCCTCGTCCGTACCGAGTTCGCCCCGAAGAACACCTACCTGAACACCGCGAGCACCGGACTCCTGCCGGCGCGCTCGGTGGCCGCCATGCGGGCCGCCGTCGAGTCCGTCGCCGCCGGACGGCCGGCCGACATGTTCGCGGACGTCGAGGCCGCACGCGCCTCGTTCGCGCGCCTTGTCGGGGTCCCCGGACGCCGGGTGGCGGCCGGGGCCTCGGTCGCCGTGTACAGCGGGCTGATCGCCGCCTCGCTGCCGCAGGGTGCCGAAGTCCTCACCGCCGAGGGGGACTTCAGCTCCGTCGTGACCCCCTTCCACGTCCGCGGCGACCTCAAGGTGCGTGCCGTACCGCTGGAGCGGATGGCCGAGTCCGTCCGCCCGGGCACCGCGCTCGTCGCGGTCAGCGCCGCGCAGTCCGCGGACGGGCGGATCGCCGATCTGGAGGCGATCCGCGAAGCCGCGCGGGTCCACGGGGCGCGTACGTATATCGACGCGTCCCAGTCCGCCGGATGGCTGCCCATGCGGGCGGACGCGTACGACTATGTCTCCTCCGTCGCCTTCAAGTGGCTCGTCTGCCCGCGGGGTGTGGCCTTCCTGGTCGTCCCGGAGGACCTCGGCGGGCTCACCCCGGTGTTCGCGGGCTGGGTCGCGGGGGAGCGGCCCTGGGACAGCTGCTACGGCCCGGTCGAGGAACTCGCCCACTCCGCGCGGCGGTTCGACGAGAGTCCGAGCCTGTTCTCGTACGCGGGCGCCCGGCAATCGCTGGAACTCATCGAGGAGTTGGGCGTCGAGCGGGTACACGCCCACGACGTCGCCCTCGCCGACCGCTTCCGCGCGGGTCTGCGCACGCTGGGCCACGAGCCGATCGCCGCCCCCGGCTCACCGATCGTCTCTGTACCCCAACTCGGCGGTCGCCAGCCGGACTTGAGCCGATCCGGAGTCGAAGTGTCCGACCGCGCCGGGAACTTGCGGGCCGCCTTCCATCTGTACAACACACCCGAGGATGTCGACCGGCTGCTGGACGTACTGTCCGGCTGA